In Herpetosiphon gulosus, the DNA window AGGTCATGCGTTCGCGCCACGAAAGAAAATCAACCCCGTGCCACTCAACACTTTGGTAGGTTGCGCCATCGGCTCGTAGCGTGCGAGCTGCCCACAAGCCAAAATCTTTGACGCTCACGCCCGGCTGAAAATTGCCCACAGCATTGACCCGCACGGTTTCGGGAACGCGGAACCAAGTTTGTCCAGTGGCGAGGGCGAGCGCGATATCGGTCGTGCCCATGCCTGAGCCAAAGGCCGCCGCCGCACCATAGCCAGTGCTATGCGAATCGCTGCCAATCACCAGCATGCCCGGCTGCACCAGCCCTTCTTCAATCAAGACAGGGTGCGAGATGCCGCGACCGACATCAAACAAATGGCTGATACCTTGTTGGGCAACCCAACGCCGTACTTGCTGTTGCTGCTCGGCTTGGCGCACGGTGGCGGCTGGGGCAACATGGTCGATCACCACTGCAACTTTGTCGCGATCCCAGACGCGTTCAGCACCCAATTCGTTGTGCAAGGTTTCGATAATGCTGGGCGAGAGGCTATCGTGCATCATCACCAAATCGACGTTGACTACCACCATATCGCCTGCTTGCACGTCGCTACGACCGGAAGCATGCCCCAAGATTTGCTCGGCAAATGTCTGACCCATTGCGAAAACTCCCCAAAAATAGCTGAAAAATGACACATCAAGGTATAGCAAGCTAGGGCATTGAAATAGCAATTTCAATTGCCTGCTCGAAAAATCGTTAGGCTGCTTGGAGGGTGCTTGAGCGCAGCAGCGCATCCACCTCGTCGAGCGTCAACGGCTGATCATCGGCGGCAGCTTTGAGTTGGGCTGCAATCGCGATAATCGTGGTGTCGCTCAGATCCAAACCTAGGGCGTTGGCGCGGCTTTGCAAAGCATGGCGACCAGTTAGGCGATGCCCAATCAGCACGTTGCGTTCGCGCCCAAAAGCCTTGGGATCGATCGCTTCGTAGGTGCTGGGATTGGCCAAAACAGCCTTGGTATGCAGGCCAGCTTTGTGAGCAAAGGCGGTTTCGCTGGTGATACAGGCATTGAACGGCACTTGAATGCCCAAGATTGCCGCAACTGTGTGATCTAGTTGGGCCAACATTGGCAAGGCGTAGTCTGCAACACTTTCAGGTTCGGAGAGGTAGAGGCGGGCAATTAAGCCGCTGAGTGCGGCGATGCCGTTGCGTTCGCCAATGCCAAGAATTGTGGTATCGATGTGGGTTGCGCCCGCTTCGAGTGCTGCATAGGCATTGGCAATTGCACAGCCGCCATCGTTGTGGCCATGAAATTCAATGTCGCAGCGAACTGCATTGCGGACTGCGCCAACCACTCGCTCAACATCGCGCGGCGTGGCAATGCCCACGGTATCGGCGATGCCAACCCGCTGCACCCCAAGCAAATCGACAGCTTGGTAGACGCGCAACAAATCGGGCAGTGGCGTGCGAAATGAATCTTCGCAGGAGAACCGAACTTCGATATTACGTTCTTGGAGGAAACGCACGACCGGGCCAACTTCGGCCAAAATCGCTTCAATTGAGCGACCATGGCTCCATTGGCGCAGATAGGGTGATGTGCCAAAGAGGATATTTACGCCAGCCACGCCACATTCAGCGGCGAGCCGCACGTCATCAAGGTTACAACGGGTGTGGGTCAGCAGCTTGGTGTTGCCGAGCGGCAAGGCTGCGATGGTGCGCAAATCTGCCGCACTTTGCGGCGAGGCGCAGGGAGAGGTCATTTCGATATATTCAACGCCAAACTGAATCAGCAAATTGGCGATGGTAAGGCGATCTTCGGTGCTGAAATGGGCGTTGGCCCATTGTTCGCCTTCGCGTAAGGTGGTATCAACGATTGCAAACTGACGGGTCATGAAAGCACAATCCTTCCGCAAGAACATCCGGTGAACAATTCAGGGCGAACAGCCGCAGGGCGGTGGATATGGCTGATGCGTTTAAGTTGCTTGAGTATGGCCATGGGAAAATCCTTTCAAACCGACGTTGGATACAAAAAAACTCGCCGTTTTGTGCGGCGAGCCTTGGTGTTTATTGAGCGCGTGAAGTGTTGTTTAGACGCGACGCAATAACCCAGACTCGCTGCCTGGCTTCTTTGCGCTACGTTTTTTCGAGTTCAGGTACAATTGTTGACTGAACATAGTAACAAACTCCACAAACCATCAAAAGTTCTGTCGCGAAGCATAGCAGGCAGGTTTGAGTTTGTCAAGTGATGATTTTTGGGCATCGGGGATCGGTTGTTGGGGGTCGGGGAGATCAATTTTAATAACCCTGCTGTTCATATTTAATTTTTCAAGTAACCGATAGATAAAATACAAGTATACGCCTGATGTGAGTGATAACGAAAAAATCCCTTGACAAAGCAAGACGGAAGTCCCACGATGGATGTGCTTACCAACCATCAACAGGAGTTCCGTCAATGCCCAGTATACCATTTTCTGATGTGAT includes these proteins:
- a CDS encoding 3-isopropylmalate dehydratase large subunit encodes the protein MGQTFAEQILGHASGRSDVQAGDMVVVNVDLVMMHDSLSPSIIETLHNELGAERVWDRDKVAVVIDHVAPAATVRQAEQQQQVRRWVAQQGISHLFDVGRGISHPVLIEEGLVQPGMLVIGSDSHSTGYGAAAAFGSGMGTTDIALALATGQTWFRVPETVRVNAVGNFQPGVSVKDFGLWAARTLRADGATYQSVEWHGVDFLSWRERMTLATLSIEVGAKAGIVAPTGLGAEHPVPEWLRVEADASYSRVVECDLSTLEPQVSVPHYVDNVVDLADVGRVAVDVVYLGTCTNGHYEDMAAAASILKGRRLAPNVRMIVVPASSESLHRAASDGTLATLLAAGATIGTPGCGACIGRHMGVLAPDEVCVFTGNRNFRGRMGSPGANIYLASPEVAAATAVTGYITHPRNVLDSTEQAVFA
- a CDS encoding homocitrate synthase, yielding MTRQFAIVDTTLREGEQWANAHFSTEDRLTIANLLIQFGVEYIEMTSPCASPQSAADLRTIAALPLGNTKLLTHTRCNLDDVRLAAECGVAGVNILFGTSPYLRQWSHGRSIEAILAEVGPVVRFLQERNIEVRFSCEDSFRTPLPDLLRVYQAVDLLGVQRVGIADTVGIATPRDVERVVGAVRNAVRCDIEFHGHNDGGCAIANAYAALEAGATHIDTTILGIGERNGIAALSGLIARLYLSEPESVADYALPMLAQLDHTVAAILGIQVPFNACITSETAFAHKAGLHTKAVLANPSTYEAIDPKAFGRERNVLIGHRLTGRHALQSRANALGLDLSDTTIIAIAAQLKAAADDQPLTLDEVDALLRSSTLQAA